One window from the genome of Bufo bufo chromosome 4, aBufBuf1.1, whole genome shotgun sequence encodes:
- the SLC30A3 gene encoding LOW QUALITY PROTEIN: zinc transporter 3 (The sequence of the model RefSeq protein was modified relative to this genomic sequence to represent the inferred CDS: inserted 1 base in 1 codon), with amino-acid sequence MCASTKNRTDPKNEENSLFTGTKELFPGFPFQNGASAVSIELERPVSQHCHGPCSSSDHQKLHARKKLYFACVVCFIFMIGEVAGGYIAHSLAIMTDAAHLLTDLGSMCVSIFSLWISCRPPTKDMTFGWHRSEILGALASIFSIWIVTGILLYLATARIINNDYDIDGHVMLITSGCAVIVNIIMAYILHQSTSFHGHSHGSGYEKIGGSQSSGLSIHLGHHHGNTSVRAAFIHVIGDLLQSIGVMVAAIIIYFKPQYKIADPVCTFLFSIFVLGTTATILRDVFWVLMEGKPRSIAYGTVKEVLMSVQGVRSVHSLRLWALTLSQNVVSVHLAVDETCEPDIVLQEATDLLHTKFEFFVSTIQXERYVEDMAVCPQCQDPTG; translated from the exons atgtgtgccagtacaaaaaatcgtACAGATCcgaagaatgaagagaacag TCTTTTCACAGGCACTAAGGAACTCTTCCCGGGTTTCCCTTTCCAGAATGGGGCTTCAGCTGTGTCCATTGAGCTGGAGAGACCGGTGTCCCAGCACTGCCATGGTCCCTGTTCATCCTCCGATCATCAGAAGCTACATGCTCGGAAGAAGTTGTATTTTGCCTGTGTGGTGTGTTTTATCTTCATGATCGGAGAGGTTGCAG GGGGGTACATTGCCCATAGCCTGGCTATTATGACGGATGCAGCCCATCTCCTCACTGACCTGGGCAGTATGTGCGTCAGCATCTTCTCCTTGTGGATATCTTGCCGACCACCAACTAAGGACATGACGTTCGGATGGCACCGCTCAG AAATCCTGGGGGCACTGGCTTCCATCTTCTCAATCTGGATTGTCACTGGGATTCTACTGTACCTGGCCACTGCACGGATCATCAATAACGACTATGACATTGATGGACACGTCATGCTCATTACATCTGGCTGTGCTGTCATTGTCAACATCAT TATGGCCTACATTCTTCATCAGTCCACCAGCTTCCATGGGCACAGCCATGGCTCAGGATATGAGAAGATCGGGGGTAGTCAGAGCAGCGGGCTGTCTATACACCTAGGTCACCACCACGGAAACACAAGTGTCCGAGCAGCATTCATTCATGTGATTGGAGACCTTCTACAGAGCATTGGCGTGATGGTGGCAGCCATCATTATTTACTTTAAA CCACAGTACAAGATTGCTGATCCTGTCTGCACCTTCCTATTCTCCATCTTTGTACTGGGAACAACGGCCACTATTTTACGAGATGTGTTTTGGGTTTTGATGGAAGGTAA GCCCCGAAGTATCGCTTATGGCACAGTGAAGGAAGTCCTTATGTCAGTTCAGGGGGTCCGATCTGTACACAGTCTACGGCTTTGGGCTCTCACCCTCAGTCAGAATGTGGTTTCTGTACATCTGGCAGTCG ATGAGACTTGTGAGCCCGACATTGTTCTTCAAGAGGCCACAGATCTTCTTCACACCAAATTTGAGTTCTTTGTTAGCACAATCC GTGAGAGATACGTGGAAGACATGGCTGTGTGCCCACAGTGCCAAGACCCAACTGGATGA